The proteins below are encoded in one region of SAR324 cluster bacterium:
- the bioA gene encoding adenosylmethionine--8-amino-7-oxononanoate transaminase, whose product MTEDLSAKDTRLIWHPFTQQKTSPPPIHIVRGENTLLFDVHGKSYIDAVSSWWVNLHGHANPYIAEKVSRQLTILEHVIFAGFTHTPAVELAERLLSHLPHQQRLFFTDDGSTAVEVGLKMALQYWRNQGQPRQKVIAFEEAYHGDTFGSMSVSGRNVFTAPFDPLLFEVKFIPLPLPGKEQQALDQLNALIKSQDTAVFIFEPLVQGSAGMRMYQADVLDDMVRLCQREEVLTIADEVMTGFGRTGHWFATDTLRHKPDIVCLSKGLTGGTMPMGVTTCNSRIFDAFYSDDKTKTLFHGHSYTANPLACTAGLASLDLLEKPECQERIQEIVRQHQAFVQRIGPHPRIRDIRQQGVILAIEISTESETSYLNTIRDQLYAFFLEKGVLLRPLGNVVYILPPYCITATELDYVYQVIEEALATVGIDS is encoded by the coding sequence ATGACAGAAGATCTTAGTGCCAAAGACACACGTCTCATTTGGCATCCCTTCACTCAACAAAAAACATCCCCCCCGCCAATCCATATCGTCAGAGGTGAAAACACCCTGTTATTTGATGTGCATGGAAAAAGCTATATTGATGCGGTCTCATCCTGGTGGGTCAATCTGCATGGCCATGCAAATCCTTACATTGCGGAAAAAGTTTCCCGGCAACTGACCATTCTGGAACATGTGATTTTTGCCGGATTCACTCACACTCCGGCAGTGGAGTTGGCTGAAAGGTTGTTATCTCATTTACCGCATCAACAGCGACTGTTCTTCACTGACGATGGTTCGACGGCAGTGGAAGTCGGACTCAAAATGGCCTTGCAGTATTGGCGGAACCAGGGACAGCCCCGACAAAAAGTGATCGCCTTTGAAGAGGCCTATCACGGAGATACCTTCGGTTCAATGTCAGTCAGCGGCAGGAATGTCTTTACCGCACCGTTTGATCCACTTCTGTTTGAAGTCAAATTTATTCCGCTACCGTTGCCGGGTAAGGAGCAACAAGCGTTGGATCAATTGAACGCATTGATCAAATCTCAGGACACCGCGGTTTTTATTTTTGAACCACTGGTCCAGGGTTCCGCAGGAATGCGGATGTACCAAGCCGATGTGCTGGATGACATGGTCAGGCTTTGCCAGCGTGAGGAGGTCTTGACGATTGCGGATGAAGTCATGACGGGTTTCGGCAGGACAGGACACTGGTTTGCCACAGACACACTCAGGCATAAACCGGATATCGTGTGTTTGTCCAAGGGACTCACGGGTGGAACCATGCCCATGGGCGTTACCACCTGCAACTCAAGAATTTTTGATGCTTTTTATTCAGATGATAAAACCAAAACACTGTTTCATGGCCATTCTTACACAGCAAATCCTCTGGCTTGTACTGCCGGACTGGCAAGTCTGGATCTTCTGGAAAAACCGGAATGTCAGGAACGAATCCAAGAAATTGTCCGCCAGCATCAGGCATTTGTCCAACGAATAGGACCTCATCCGCGCATCAGGGACATACGGCAACAAGGGGTTATCCTGGCGATAGAGATCTCCACAGAGTCTGAAACCTCTTATCTCAATACGATCAGGGATCAACTCTATGCGTTTTTTCTGGAAAAAGGGGTACTGCTACGGCCTCTGGGAAATGTGGTCTATATCCTGCCGCCTTATTGCATCACAGCGACAGAACTGGATTATGTGTATCAGGTGATTGAAGAGGCGTTGGCCACTGTGGGGATCGACTCATAA
- a CDS encoding FKBP-type peptidyl-prolyl cis-trans isomerase: MKVGSANTPPNAEKKINKKPRIAVDSAFKKTRSGLKIYVEHFGEGKALQKGDKVKVHYEGWLAEDYTMFDSSRKKRKPFEFVLGENQVIPGWEEAMSGVKEGSKIQLIVPPELAYGQQGFDNIKIPPNATLIFQVEVLRA, from the coding sequence ATGAAAGTAGGTTCTGCAAACACTCCTCCCAATGCTGAAAAAAAGATAAATAAAAAACCAAGAATAGCAGTGGATTCAGCGTTCAAGAAAACCCGTTCCGGTCTGAAAATCTATGTGGAACATTTCGGAGAGGGGAAGGCCTTACAAAAAGGGGATAAAGTGAAAGTGCATTATGAAGGCTGGTTGGCTGAAGACTATACCATGTTTGACAGCAGTCGTAAAAAACGGAAACCTTTTGAATTTGTTCTGGGTGAGAATCAGGTGATTCCAGGATGGGAAGAAGCCATGTCCGGCGTGAAAGAAGGCTCCAAAATACAGTTAATCGTTCCTCCGGAACTTGCTTATGGTCAACAGGGTTTTGACAATATCAAGATTCCGCCCAATGCTACCCTGATTTTTCAGGTGGAAGTCCTGCGTGCGTGA
- a CDS encoding CTP synthase: protein MQTKYIFITGGVVSGLGKGIAAASIGALLESRGLSVSLMKLDPYINVDAGTMSPFQHGEVFVTEDGAETDLDLGHYERYTHTTLGRGHNCTTGQIYDTIIRKERAGEYLGRTVQVVPHVIDEIKTRIIKASQNVDVSIVEIGGTVGDIESLPFLEAIRQFRHDTGMDNTIFIHLTLIVFASEEMKTKPTQHSVGKLREIGIQPNILICRSKAPLPENVKKKISLFTNVPEQSVITGLDVKSVYEVPLIFHQERLDDIIVENLRMWTRSPKLQEWAEIVDRFKNPLGEVNIAFVGKYVQQKDSYESLNEALIHGGLANHLSVNLHYVNSEDIETQGADKILASMDGILVAPGFGERGAEGKIQAVHYARTRNIPFFGICLGMQMAIIEFARNMAGIPKANSGEFTPGNPDNVVDLMPEQEGFQETGGSMRLGGYPAVLKADSLIARIYGSTEISERHRHRYEVMNQFVPKLEQAGMVISGRHPERHLVETIELKDHRWFVACQFHPELKSKPFKPHPLFASFIEACNQYKSERTSDT, encoded by the coding sequence ATGCAAACCAAATATATTTTTATTACAGGCGGTGTTGTATCAGGATTGGGTAAAGGTATAGCGGCGGCTTCCATCGGTGCTTTGCTTGAAAGCCGTGGATTGAGCGTGAGTCTGATGAAACTGGATCCGTATATCAATGTGGACGCCGGGACAATGAGTCCCTTTCAACATGGGGAAGTGTTTGTTACGGAAGATGGCGCTGAAACCGATCTGGATCTGGGCCATTACGAACGTTACACCCATACAACTTTAGGCCGTGGACACAATTGCACGACGGGACAAATCTATGACACGATCATCCGCAAGGAACGTGCCGGTGAATATTTGGGACGGACTGTTCAGGTGGTTCCGCATGTGATTGATGAAATCAAAACAAGGATCATCAAGGCTTCCCAGAATGTTGATGTTTCCATTGTGGAAATCGGTGGTACCGTCGGTGATATTGAATCGTTGCCTTTTTTGGAGGCCATACGCCAGTTTCGACATGATACTGGCATGGACAACACCATTTTTATCCATCTCACACTGATTGTTTTTGCCTCGGAGGAAATGAAAACCAAACCGACACAACACAGTGTGGGAAAATTGAGAGAAATCGGGATTCAACCCAATATCCTGATTTGTCGTTCTAAAGCGCCTTTGCCTGAAAATGTTAAAAAGAAAATTTCACTCTTCACCAACGTACCCGAACAATCGGTCATCACAGGACTCGATGTGAAATCGGTGTATGAGGTTCCACTCATTTTTCATCAGGAACGTCTGGATGATATTATCGTGGAAAATCTGCGTATGTGGACCAGAAGTCCCAAACTGCAGGAATGGGCAGAGATTGTGGATCGTTTTAAAAATCCCCTGGGTGAGGTCAACATTGCGTTTGTGGGCAAGTATGTGCAGCAGAAAGACTCTTATGAAAGTCTGAATGAAGCATTGATCCATGGAGGCCTGGCCAATCATTTGAGTGTCAATTTGCATTATGTCAATTCTGAGGATATTGAAACACAGGGTGCTGATAAAATTCTGGCATCCATGGATGGTATTCTGGTAGCTCCGGGATTTGGCGAGCGTGGTGCTGAAGGTAAAATTCAGGCGGTTCACTATGCCAGAACACGGAATATCCCGTTTTTTGGAATTTGCCTCGGAATGCAGATGGCCATCATTGAATTTGCCAGAAATATGGCAGGCATTCCCAAAGCAAATTCAGGCGAATTCACACCTGGAAATCCTGACAATGTGGTCGATCTGATGCCAGAACAGGAAGGTTTTCAGGAAACCGGAGGCAGTATGCGTCTGGGCGGATACCCCGCGGTTCTGAAAGCTGACAGTTTGATTGCGCGCATTTACGGCAGCACCGAAATTTCAGAGCGGCATCGGCATCGTTATGAAGTCATGAACCAATTTGTTCCAAAACTCGAACAAGCAGGAATGGTAATTTCTGGACGACATCCAGAACGTCATCTGGTGGAAACCATTGAATTGAAAGACCACCGTTGGTTTGTGGCCTGTCAGTTTCATCCGGAACTAAAATCCAAACCGTTCAAACCTCATCCGTTATTTGCGTCGTTTATTGAGGCTTGTAATCAATACAAATCTGAACGCACGTCCGACACCTGA
- the dnaB gene encoding replicative DNA helicase: MSSTKIEKLDELLPNDKLAEQAVLGAIIIKNDLYPVISDVLEASDFFSPAHRHLYEAMRELFEKNSPIDELILHQLLTDTNKITQSGGVEYLATLAQTAPVPDNAIHYARIVAEKSQLRNIIVTANDIARQGREGNINIPGFILEATEKLKAIESRTKSRNYEHLKTILLRNFELLEQLSQNHDTVTGLPTGFTDLDELTRGLQAGNLVIIAARPSMGKTAFAMNIAYFASHARQLPVVVFSLEMPKEHLAMRLLCSEAKINSKKLWSGNLDSEDWEKLLQATSVMAETPLIIDDQAAITPNHIRQVARQIHQDHKGLGLIVVDYLQLMQASRKVNSREQEVSEISRNLKAIAKEFNVPVIALSQLNRDLERRPNKRPMMADLRESGAIEQDADVILFIYRDEVYNENTADQGIGEIIVAKNRNGELGHPIRLAFIGQYTKFANLSLQDTP; encoded by the coding sequence ATGTCCTCTACCAAAATAGAAAAACTGGATGAATTGCTTCCCAATGACAAACTTGCTGAACAAGCGGTTTTGGGAGCAATCATTATTAAAAATGATTTATATCCAGTAATTTCTGATGTTCTGGAAGCTTCCGATTTCTTTTCTCCCGCACACCGGCATTTGTATGAAGCCATGCGGGAGCTTTTCGAAAAAAACTCCCCGATTGATGAACTCATTCTCCATCAACTCCTGACGGATACCAATAAAATAACCCAATCCGGTGGTGTTGAATATCTTGCGACGCTTGCGCAAACCGCGCCAGTTCCAGACAATGCCATTCATTATGCCCGCATCGTTGCTGAAAAAAGCCAACTACGCAACATTATCGTCACGGCTAACGATATTGCCCGCCAGGGACGTGAAGGCAATATCAATATTCCCGGTTTTATTCTTGAAGCGACCGAGAAGCTCAAGGCCATTGAATCCCGGACAAAATCCAGAAATTATGAGCATCTCAAAACCATTCTGCTGAGAAATTTTGAACTGCTGGAGCAACTGTCACAGAATCATGATACGGTGACAGGACTTCCCACTGGATTTACAGATCTGGATGAACTCACACGCGGGTTGCAGGCAGGAAACCTGGTGATCATCGCGGCACGGCCTTCGATGGGGAAAACAGCCTTTGCCATGAATATTGCCTATTTTGCATCGCATGCACGACAGTTGCCGGTCGTTGTGTTCAGTCTTGAAATGCCGAAGGAGCATTTGGCAATGCGCTTGTTGTGCAGTGAAGCAAAAATCAACAGTAAAAAATTATGGTCCGGGAACCTGGACAGTGAGGATTGGGAAAAACTGCTACAGGCCACATCCGTTATGGCCGAAACTCCGCTGATTATTGATGATCAGGCGGCAATCACACCCAACCATATCAGGCAGGTTGCTCGACAGATCCATCAGGATCATAAGGGCTTAGGCTTGATTGTGGTTGATTACCTTCAACTCATGCAGGCTTCACGCAAGGTCAATTCCCGTGAGCAGGAAGTTTCTGAAATTTCAAGAAATCTGAAAGCGATTGCCAAAGAATTCAATGTGCCAGTCATTGCGTTGTCACAACTCAATCGTGACCTCGAACGCCGGCCTAACAAACGGCCAATGATGGCGGATCTGCGTGAATCCGGAGCTATTGAGCAGGATGCGGATGTAATTCTCTTTATTTATCGTGATGAAGTGTATAATGAAAATACTGCGGATCAAGGGATTGGAGAAATTATCGTCGCAAAAAACCGTAACGGCGAACTCGGTCATCCCATCCGGCTGGCGTTTATTGGTCAATACACCAAATTTGCCAATTTAAGTCTGCAAGACACACCATAA
- a CDS encoding 50S ribosomal protein L9, with amino-acid sequence MAIRIILAEDVPNLGVIGDIVQVKPGYARNFLLPQKKAILADSQESREFKHHLQHLEKKRKAAVMDAQDKVARLKSLNIEVLKKAGPGGRLFGSVTIPELIQVFAQNGFTLERRSIILQQPIKTIGNHTIDVRLHTEVKTAVIVKVKADGEIPVASAPVSEAPVEEPVDDYYDDEADE; translated from the coding sequence GTGGCAATTAGAATAATCCTAGCGGAAGATGTCCCAAATCTGGGGGTGATTGGGGACATCGTACAGGTCAAACCCGGATATGCCCGCAACTTTTTACTTCCCCAGAAAAAAGCAATACTGGCTGACAGTCAGGAATCCAGAGAATTCAAACATCACCTTCAGCATCTTGAAAAGAAACGCAAAGCAGCGGTCATGGATGCACAGGACAAAGTTGCGCGGCTTAAATCGCTCAACATTGAAGTTCTGAAAAAAGCAGGCCCGGGAGGAAGATTGTTTGGTTCAGTGACGATTCCGGAACTGATTCAAGTCTTTGCACAAAATGGCTTTACACTGGAGCGCAGATCTATCATTTTGCAGCAACCAATCAAAACAATAGGGAACCACACCATTGATGTTCGCCTGCATACCGAGGTAAAAACCGCGGTAATCGTGAAAGTGAAGGCCGATGGCGAAATCCCTGTGGCATCCGCACCTGTTTCCGAAGCACCTGTCGAAGAACCGGTTGATGATTATTATGATGATGAAGCGGATGAGTGA
- a CDS encoding 30S ribosomal protein S18 yields the protein MNNKKKSKRPGQRGGVPASILLKRRKSCPFKEAGIDVIDYKDVDLLKNYITDCGKIIPSRISGVSMPYQRMLRQAIKRARNLALISYTAGYINPES from the coding sequence ATGAACAATAAAAAAAAGAGTAAACGACCTGGTCAACGTGGAGGTGTACCCGCTTCCATTTTGCTGAAACGCCGCAAAAGCTGTCCCTTTAAGGAAGCCGGCATTGATGTTATTGATTATAAAGATGTGGATTTGCTGAAAAATTACATCACGGATTGTGGCAAGATCATTCCCAGCCGTATTTCAGGAGTGTCCATGCCCTATCAGCGCATGTTGCGTCAGGCAATCAAACGCGCAAGGAATCTGGCGCTTATCTCCTATACAGCAGGATATATCAACCCTGAATCTTGA
- the rpsF gene encoding 30S ribosomal protein S6, protein MKGFETVFITDSNISEAETQATLEKIEGVIARYEGVTKHKNVWGRRRLAYPIQKKNYGLYHLWYIEGTGEMLKELHKQLGYLEEVLRFQTVSVDDVDAANHAFMKLSDKNYERPDEAEVIVDEIEAADETVTEIV, encoded by the coding sequence ATGAAAGGTTTTGAAACTGTTTTTATTACAGACAGCAATATAAGTGAGGCCGAAACTCAAGCCACACTCGAAAAAATTGAGGGTGTGATTGCCCGATATGAAGGTGTTACCAAACACAAAAATGTTTGGGGACGGCGGCGATTGGCATATCCAATTCAGAAAAAGAATTATGGATTGTATCACCTCTGGTACATTGAAGGCACAGGCGAAATGCTCAAGGAACTTCACAAACAATTGGGGTATTTGGAAGAAGTGCTTCGTTTTCAGACGGTCAGTGTTGACGATGTGGATGCCGCAAACCATGCATTTATGAAGCTCAGTGACAAAAACTATGAACGACCTGATGAAGCTGAAGTTATTGTTGATGAAATCGAAGCTGCTGATGAAACTGTAACAGAAATAGTTTAA
- the ychF gene encoding redox-regulated ATPase YchF, whose amino-acid sequence MGLEVGIVGLPNVGKSTLFQALTKAHAEIANYPFCTIEPNIGIVPVKDDRMTRLVQLVEPDKVVPSTLRVVDIAGLVKGASKGEGLGNQFLSHIRQIDAIIHLVRCFEDENVSHVSGALSPLDDLEVIKTELILADLDQVERKLERTIKQAKGDKTAAESIPVLQKLLDTLAKGELAQAIQLNEQEKLLIRDLNLITMKPYLYVGNVSETMLTEDEGHFLKLKELAEKEGIQVVKICAKIEAELAEMDAEEATLFMQDLGIEESGLDQLARAGYHLLDQITYFTAGKQEVRAWNIMRGTQAPKAAGKIHSDFEKGFIRAVVYHYDDINQLGSEAAVKDAGRLRMEGKDYVVQDGDVIHFRFNV is encoded by the coding sequence ATGGGATTGGAAGTTGGAATTGTAGGATTGCCCAATGTTGGAAAATCAACGCTGTTTCAGGCTTTGACCAAAGCCCATGCGGAAATTGCCAATTATCCCTTTTGCACTATTGAACCGAATATTGGTATTGTGCCTGTTAAAGATGATCGCATGACCAGACTGGTACAATTGGTGGAACCAGACAAGGTGGTTCCCAGCACCTTGAGAGTTGTGGATATCGCAGGACTGGTGAAGGGCGCCAGCAAGGGTGAAGGTTTGGGAAACCAGTTTTTAAGCCATATTCGACAGATTGATGCCATCATTCATCTGGTGCGGTGTTTTGAGGATGAAAATGTAAGCCACGTTTCTGGAGCACTTTCACCACTCGATGACCTGGAAGTGATCAAAACAGAATTGATTCTTGCCGACCTGGATCAAGTGGAACGCAAACTGGAACGCACCATAAAACAGGCCAAAGGGGATAAAACAGCAGCAGAGTCTATCCCTGTTCTGCAGAAGCTTCTGGACACTTTGGCCAAAGGTGAGCTGGCACAAGCCATACAACTGAATGAACAGGAAAAATTATTGATCCGTGATCTGAATCTGATCACCATGAAGCCATACCTCTATGTGGGCAATGTCAGTGAAACAATGCTGACCGAAGATGAAGGCCACTTTTTGAAATTGAAGGAACTGGCCGAAAAAGAGGGAATCCAGGTGGTGAAAATCTGTGCGAAGATCGAGGCTGAACTAGCTGAAATGGACGCGGAAGAGGCTACACTGTTCATGCAGGATCTTGGTATTGAAGAATCAGGTCTTGATCAACTGGCAAGAGCCGGATATCACTTGCTGGATCAGATCACCTATTTCACTGCGGGCAAGCAGGAAGTTCGTGCGTGGAATATCATGCGAGGCACCCAGGCTCCCAAAGCAGCCGGCAAAATTCATTCTGATTTTGAAAAAGGATTCATTCGTGCCGTAGTGTATCATTATGACGATATCAACCAGCTTGGCTCAGAAGCCGCGGTCAAAGATGCCGGGAGGTTACGGATGGAAGGTAAAGATTATGTGGTTCAGGATGGAGATGTGATTCATTTCCGGTTCAATGTCTGA
- a CDS encoding 50S ribosomal protein L25 gives MSQAELVAYTREMTGKSFNRTLKQNKKIPAVMYGASGNILLQLEEEHTRRVMERLTGKHQMVPLRIINPQTNEEKTHSVLIQAIQKHFYKHKLVHVDFRELNSSQTVVLPIPLKLVGEAPALKKGALLQMIVRTINVECNAANIPDFLEVDVSAIDVGNVLRVQEIKLPENVVLSAKQNYTVLYAGKTRSK, from the coding sequence ATGTCTCAAGCCGAACTTGTCGCCTATACGCGTGAAATGACCGGGAAGTCCTTCAACCGCACGTTAAAACAAAATAAAAAAATTCCCGCGGTGATGTATGGAGCAAGTGGGAATATTCTGTTACAACTGGAAGAAGAACACACACGTCGTGTGATGGAACGTCTGACAGGAAAACACCAGATGGTTCCTTTGCGTATTATCAATCCTCAAACCAATGAGGAAAAAACCCATTCTGTGCTGATCCAGGCAATTCAGAAACATTTTTATAAACACAAACTGGTTCATGTGGATTTTCGTGAATTGAATAGCAGTCAAACTGTTGTTCTGCCGATTCCACTAAAACTGGTTGGTGAAGCTCCCGCTTTGAAAAAAGGCGCGCTACTTCAAATGATTGTTCGCACCATCAATGTGGAATGCAATGCGGCCAATATTCCAGACTTCCTTGAAGTGGATGTTTCAGCCATCGATGTTGGCAATGTGTTACGTGTTCAGGAAATCAAGTTGCCAGAAAACGTTGTTCTGAGCGCGAAGCAGAATTATACTGTGCTTTACGCTGGTAAAACCCGTTCCAAATAA
- the nqrM gene encoding (Na+)-NQR maturation NqrM, giving the protein MKIFIASFVIFCLCVLGMALGVIFSNKCIQGSCGGLGKLKKMFGGPSCEACENNKELELKT; this is encoded by the coding sequence ATGAAAATATTTATCGCGTCCTTTGTGATTTTTTGTTTGTGTGTGCTGGGAATGGCTCTTGGCGTTATTTTCAGCAACAAATGTATTCAGGGTTCCTGCGGTGGACTGGGAAAATTAAAAAAAATGTTTGGCGGTCCATCGTGTGAGGCCTGTGAAAACAACAAGGAACTTGAATTGAAAACCTGA
- a CDS encoding FAD:protein FMN transferase, with the protein MKHLSVFSILLFLLTGCDLFSSKPSEWSWSGSTMGTTFSIKTSALPSGISEQSLQKGITQTLDRVNQQMSTYLKDSELSKFNQSTSLDWQPVSADMAGVITLALDISEKTRGAYDITVGPLVNLWGFGPDAVPEEIPDESLLELARQKIGFHRLKVQDNTLKKEIPELYVDLSSIAKGYGVDQVAKYLDSQQIDAYMVEIGGEVRTKGKKWNGDFWRIAIEKPVIHEMHQIQTVLKVENMSIATSGDYRNYFEQDGKRYSHTIDPASGRPIQHSLASVTLLHEHCADADAWATALMVLGPEKGYDLAVTHHLAAFFLIKSGATFIERTTPEFEKYLQKMQND; encoded by the coding sequence ATGAAACACCTGTCAGTTTTTAGCATCCTGTTATTTCTGCTGACAGGATGCGATCTCTTTTCATCAAAACCTTCCGAATGGTCATGGAGTGGTTCCACCATGGGAACCACTTTTTCCATCAAAACATCCGCGCTACCTTCTGGAATCTCAGAGCAATCCCTGCAAAAAGGCATCACTCAGACACTGGACCGTGTCAACCAGCAAATGTCCACCTATCTGAAGGATTCCGAACTGTCGAAGTTTAATCAGTCCACGTCCCTTGATTGGCAGCCTGTTTCAGCAGATATGGCTGGTGTGATCACACTTGCGCTGGATATCAGTGAAAAAACCCGGGGTGCTTATGACATCACGGTAGGACCACTGGTCAACTTATGGGGCTTTGGACCTGATGCGGTTCCAGAGGAAATTCCGGATGAATCCTTGCTTGAATTGGCTCGTCAAAAAATCGGTTTTCACAGGTTGAAAGTGCAGGACAATACCCTGAAAAAAGAAATCCCTGAATTGTATGTGGATTTATCCTCCATTGCCAAAGGCTATGGCGTCGATCAGGTCGCAAAGTACCTGGATTCACAGCAGATTGATGCTTATATGGTCGAAATTGGAGGAGAAGTTCGAACCAAAGGAAAAAAATGGAATGGCGATTTCTGGCGCATTGCCATTGAAAAACCTGTCATCCATGAAATGCATCAGATTCAGACTGTACTCAAGGTTGAAAATATGAGCATTGCGACTTCAGGGGATTACCGCAATTATTTTGAACAGGATGGCAAACGTTATTCACACACCATTGATCCTGCTTCAGGAAGACCGATTCAGCATTCCCTTGCGTCAGTGACATTGCTTCATGAACATTGTGCTGATGCTGATGCCTGGGCGACCGCCTTGATGGTTCTCGGTCCTGAAAAAGGCTATGACCTTGCTGTGACACATCATCTTGCGGCGTTTTTTCTAATCAAATCAGGGGCCACCTTTATTGAACGAACAACTCCTGAATTTGAAAAATATCTGCAGAAGATGCAGAATGATTGA
- a CDS encoding NADH:ubiquinone reductase (Na(+)-transporting) subunit F, with product MLQIVLGVTMFTVIVLALVTVILFAKAKLVPAGDIKIEINDDPNLAVTCGGGGKLLGVLADQKIFLSSACGGGGTCGQCRVQIHDGGGEILPTELGHISKREAREGWRLSCQVAVKQNMKIEVPHEFFHVKKWDCVVKSNHNVATFIKELVLQLPEGEHVDFRAGGYIQIECPPHEVHYKDFIVEEKYRGDWDKFNVWRYSSIVKEDVIRAYSMANYPEERGIIMLNVRIASPPPNNPNVPAGKMSSFIFNLKPGDHVTISGPFGEFFARDTDAEMVFVGGGAGMAPMRSHIFDQLRRIKTNRKITYWYGARSLTEAFYVEDFNKLQEENPNFKWHLALSEPLPQDNWTGYKGFIHQVLFENYLKNHPAPEDCEYYMCGPPMMNNAVIKMLESLGVERENIMLDDFGG from the coding sequence ATGTTGCAGATTGTATTAGGAGTCACCATGTTCACCGTCATCGTGCTTGCGCTGGTGACGGTGATTTTATTTGCCAAAGCCAAACTGGTTCCTGCGGGAGATATTAAAATTGAGATCAATGATGATCCCAATCTTGCGGTAACCTGTGGTGGTGGTGGAAAACTGCTGGGTGTTCTGGCAGATCAGAAAATTTTTCTGTCCTCCGCTTGCGGCGGCGGCGGAACCTGCGGTCAGTGCAGGGTTCAGATTCACGATGGCGGCGGAGAAATTCTGCCAACCGAACTTGGGCATATTTCCAAGCGCGAAGCACGCGAAGGCTGGAGGCTTTCCTGCCAGGTCGCCGTCAAACAAAACATGAAAATTGAAGTTCCTCATGAATTCTTTCATGTGAAAAAATGGGACTGCGTCGTCAAATCCAATCATAATGTGGCCACGTTCATCAAGGAACTGGTACTTCAGTTGCCCGAAGGTGAACATGTGGATTTCCGTGCCGGTGGTTATATCCAGATCGAATGCCCCCCTCATGAAGTGCATTACAAGGATTTCATTGTTGAGGAAAAATACCGTGGCGATTGGGATAAATTCAATGTATGGCGTTATTCTTCCATCGTGAAAGAAGACGTGATACGGGCCTATTCCATGGCCAATTATCCTGAAGAACGCGGCATCATCATGCTCAATGTCAGGATCGCGTCACCTCCGCCCAATAATCCCAATGTTCCCGCGGGAAAGATGTCGAGTTTCATTTTTAATTTGAAACCCGGTGACCATGTGACCATTTCCGGACCATTTGGCGAATTTTTTGCCAGAGATACGGATGCGGAAATGGTATTTGTCGGGGGTGGTGCGGGAATGGCGCCGATGCGGTCTCATATCTTTGATCAACTGCGACGGATTAAAACCAACCGTAAAATCACATATTGGTATGGTGCAAGGAGTTTGACAGAGGCTTTTTATGTGGAGGATTTCAACAAACTCCAGGAAGAAAATCCTAATTTCAAATGGCATCTGGCCTTGTCAGAACCGTTGCCTCAAGACAACTGGACTGGTTACAAAGGCTTCATCCATCAGGTGTTGTTTGAAAATTATCTCAAAAACCATCCGGCCCCTGAAGATTGCGAATATTATATGTGTGGGCCTCCAATGATGAACAACGCTGTCATCAAAATGCTGGAATCACTGGGTGTTGAACGTGAAAACATCATGTTGGATGACTTTGGCGGGTAA